Genomic segment of Anguilla rostrata isolate EN2019 chromosome 13, ASM1855537v3, whole genome shotgun sequence:
ACTAGTcacgcacacaacaccacaccatatacgcacagttacacacacacagagtgacaaATACATagtcacgcacacgcacacaacatatacgcacagttacacacacacagagtgacaaATACatagtcacgcacacacacacacacacatatacgcacagttacacacacacagagtgacaaATACAtagtcgcacacacacacacacacacacacatatacgcacagttacacacacacagtgacaaatacatagtcacgcacacacatatacgcacagttacacacacacagagtgacaaacacacagtcacacacacacacgcatacacagttacacacacacagtgacaaacacacagagtcacacacacacacacgtatacatagttacacacacagagtgaaaaacacacagtcacacacacgtatacacacagttacacacacacagagtgacaaacacacagtcacacacacacgtatacacacagttacacacacacagagtgacaaacacacagagtcacacacacacgtatacacagttacacacacacagagtgacaaATACacttacagtcacacacacacactcgtatacgcacagtcacacacatacagagtgacaaacacacatacagagccacgcacacacacacacactcgtatacgcacagtcacacacatacagagtgacaaacacacatacagtcgcgcacacacacacactcgtatacgcacagtcacacacatacagagtcacacacactcgtatacgcacagtcacacacatacagagtcACACGCACTCgtatacacacagtcacagacatacagagtgacaaacacacatagtcacgcacacacacacactcgtatacgcacagtcacacacatacagagtgacaaacacacatacagaatcacacagacacacacacatgcacatacatgcacacacacacacctgagacgTTCAGCATGTCATCTATTCTGCCAGTAATCCAGAAGTATCCATCCTTATCCCGTCTGCAACCTGCAGGTACAAATACATCAGTCCCAGCCCACATCAGGCACTGCCCCCAATTCATTCACAGACCCCATCCACCACAAAGGCCACACCCTTCTCACCCACAGACAAAGATACAGAACTTTTTCTGTCCATCATTTTCTCCCCACAATCCTACCATCTCCTGTGACATAGTATCCAGGAAACTTCTGGAAGTATGTGGCCTCGAACCTCTGCTGGTTTCCATAGACAGTCCTCATGATGCCCGGCCAGGCCTGTTTGAACACCTGAGTGAAGGGAACAGAACGGCACTAAATTAAACTGCGCCACAAACCTCCCACAATCCTGCTCTGCTTTTCCCTCTCCAGTTAACACTGGCCAACGCAGACAAGACCAGGAAAACCAGGCCCACcatcaacaaaatgaaatacataaacCTACGCTGGGCTCCCCAACCCTGTCCCTAGAGATCTACTGTTCTGCaggatttcactccaaccctatcaaaacacacctcattcaaaagcTAGAGATCCTGTTGCTAAATGGAAGAATCGGGTGTGCAAAATTATGGTTGCAATGAAAAAGTAtagtagacctccaggaacagggttgtgcagcccttacataaattaatgaatacatgaatacacaatgtaaaaatgattgaaGTCTCATTACCAGGTAACCGTCGCTTGGTCCTTCCAGCTCCTCCCCTGATTCATTCAAGATGGCGGGAACAACCCCGAAGAAAGGAAACGTCTAGAGACCCAAACACAGGGAATGGGCTTACCCACCAAAGCAGACCCAGAACACGGGTTACACACGGAATAAGAGTAATCAGGCAAAATACAAATGccataaaacaatttttcattaggaaaaaaaagactttataAAGTATCTGTTAATGAGCCTAGCTACTGTATTAAACATAGTTATATCAGGCCAGTGTGCTAGTCTACAGAGAGATCAGCCAAAGGAGATCACATTGCACTTTCCAAAATCCAGTACCAGAACATGCAACTTGGGGCCTGCATCTCCAAAACTGTATGAGGATAtagtctttcatttttgttaggAAACCAATACCACTATGAAACAAGTAATCCTGATGGGTATCCATTTAGCATGAAGAGCAGTAACACGATGGTGCTGTAGACTGTTATGACTAGGGGGGAAAGCTGAAAtaatatgttttcaaaaaaagcaGAACTCACAGCCGATCCTGGCTTCATGGGTGTGGCAGCGGGCAAAGGGGTCAGCACATGCCCCccctgagggaggaagaggaagaatgaCCTCATTAGTATATCCAAAAGCTCAAACCCATGACCCACAGTTGACCCTTTCTGAACTATTACCTCCCAATACAATGTTCTGAATTCTGGACCTTTATTTTCTTGCTATTTGTACATCTTCTCATTTCCATCTGCACAGTGCATCATTCTAAGAAACTCCTTATGATattcaatacatttacaattAGGTGGCGAATGACCAATTGAGCCTGCTAGTGGAAAGCTAGGAAAATTATTTCCAACCCTTAAAATGTCTGAATGAAACCCCTGGAAAAACAGTGGAAGTGGGATGCAGAAAAGACTACCTCAATACTCATGAACATATTGGCAAAAACAGGCCAGAAGCTTTAAAAGGTAGTCTGAACTCACCGTCTCAGTCTGCCAGTAGGTGTCCACCACCGGGCACCTCTTCTCCCCAACCACACTGTAGTACCACAGCCAGGCCTCGGGGTTTATGGGCTCTCCAACTGTACCCAGCACCTTCAGGGAGTCCCGCTTGTATCTggagatacaaatacaaactcCAGCGGTTTCACGGTTTTCAGTGATTTCATTTATCAGATTTCCTACCTGATCTTTCTAGTTTTAAGGGCCCTACCATTCAGCATCACTCCCCAGTGAGTGCGGGACTCACTCAGGCTAACTGGTGCCATACAATGAGACTCACTCAGGCTAACCGACGCCATGCACTGAGACTCACTCAGGCTAACCGGCGCCGCAATGAGACTCACTCAGGCTAACCGGCGCCGCAATGAGACTCACTCAGGCTAACCGGCGCCGCAATGAGACTCACTCAGGCTAACAGGCGCCATGCAATGAGACTCACTCAGGCTAACAGGCGCCATGCAATGAGACTCACTCAGGCTAACCGACGCCATGCAATGAGACTCACTCAGGCTAACTGGCGCCGTGCAATGAGACTCACTTCTGCACTGGAGCGCTGCCGTACTTCATCAGCAGGCGGATGGCCGTGGGCGCAGTGTAGAACTTGGTCACCTGGTACTTATCCACCACCTCCCACAAGCGGCTCGTGTCTGGGTATGTGGGCAGGCCCTCAAACTGCGAAAAGCAACGACAGGTCATCACCTGACCACATAAATCAcccatattcacacacatactgtgctcgtgcgtacacacacacagacacacacacacaagtatatgCACGTGCATGTACACAGTTTCCGCTGCCCTCACCAGCACGCTAGTAGCCCCATTGGCCATTGGCCCATAGGTGATGTAGGAGTGGCCTGTTATCCAGCCAATGTCAGCTGTGCACCAGTACACGTCGTCAGACTGGTAGTCAAACACCAGCTTGAAGGTAGTGGCTGTGTACAGCATGTAGCCACTGACAGTGTGCAGAACACCCTGGGCAAGCACAAAAGAGGGAGGTACATCAGTGCTTTTCTTTACAGTTCAGTCAGTGCCGAAACATTTACCCACAAATccaagagagggagggagggagaggcaatcagagagcaggagaagaagaggagggagcaagagagaaaatggagagagagacagaggtagGGAGGCAGGCAGACCTGGCTAGCCAGAGAGAACAGGCTGTACTCACACCATTAGCAGAGACAGCTGCCCATTCTGACACAGGAACAGCAGGGGAAACCGGTTCCCACGAAACCCCTTAATTAATCCCAAATAAGGATCGGCTGCATTACAGACTGCCACGTCTTGCCAgttagtttttgttgttacacTTGCGTACAAAATTTACTGCTTGAAAAAATATCACTTAACAGCTGGGCACAGCGGGCTACTTTGAACTGATACGATTGTACTTCAAATAATAATTACCGGAATTTAGACTGGTGTTATCGGTACATTTTAATCGATTGAATTTGCATCATTTGAGACAATGCTTGTTTGCAAACAAGAAACCACTGAAATGACCACGATAATCGTCTTTTGAAAAGGAATGACAAGGCAGTAAAATTATAATTGAATGTGGTTCGCCCCACCATGCTTTAACTCTGGTAAGGGCATTAAGCAACGCAATGCCTGCTGGGTCAGAACTCGCTTTTAGGCCAGcactttaattttttcattaatgagGGAGCGTCGGAGGGCCGAACAGTCTCTACCCCTCACTTAAACCTGGCTCACTCCGTTCTGGGACAAGCCTTGTACAAGACGGCGGCTCTCGTGCACAAGGAAAACGAGCGTTAGTGTGTCGGCAGAGTGACCAGGAGGTGAACtggaacagagtgagagacacagagacagggaggagggaaacagaggcagatGGAGCAATGGCAGAGGAGAGACGGAGCAGCCGAAGCAGAACCTTGGGTTTTCCGGTGGAGCCGCTGGTGTAGAGGATGAACAGAGGGTCCTCAGACTCACACCACTCTGGCTCACACTCGtctgaggccccgcccaccagcgTGTGCCAGCACAGGTCCACCTCCGGGTTCCAGGGCACCTGCATGCAACACAGAGCTCAGAACATGGAACTGAAAACTccaaagagcagagagagggtcCAACACAGGcacattgtgtcactgtcttTCTCTTCGCTCACACTGACTGGCTTCCTGTTGGGGGTGCAGCTGTATTTGAAACAGGGTGCGGGTACTCCATTTCAAATCTGACCtccttttattgtttcttttctttccttaaaTATGACATTTGCATTGCTTTATATTTGACCACAACAAACGGCTTGCCAAAAGCTTGTATCCATTTGCTTTAAAACATGGGGACTATGAGAGAAAGCAGGGGAAGCAATGGGTGAGGTTTTCAGGGGTcaagataacaaaaaaaaaacattaacagaacagaaaataattgcTGAAACCACCACCGCAGGCAAGTTGACAAGAAAAACAGCAGTCCCCACTGGTAATGATGTTAGTGATGCCGATGTAACATGCAGGGAAAATGGTGTTAAAggcaaatgagaaaaacaaaatgtggcaAGATGGTTAGAACACACAGACGACATCCTGTGTACATCAGCACTGGCATTGAGGGGAAACCCCCAGAGAGACACACCACCCCTCTACACTTAATGTCCAGTAAAATACCAGTCAATGAGTCAGGTGGGTGGGAGGAATTATGCATCATGGGTAGAGTTCGGGAACTTCTTTTTTGCAGATTCTTctgtgaaggtttttttttttgaatgtatttatattcataccagtaaaacaaaaaaacccaagtacactgcattttaaatattctacATGGATGTGTCAGATTAATGAAAAGCaatgtattaattattaattatctAAGTCCATTTTTGATTAACATTTTTGAGTCAACTCTCAGGATGACAGTAGCgctgatttttaaattattttccaggaaaaaaCATCCAgtactttcattttcacagtcacATGTGAACACAAATGCAGAAATCTGCACTTTTAAACCAGCTTGATTTATGTTAATACAGCGAAATGCAAAAAACACCGTGAAATATGGGGAGATGTGATTGGCAGAAAATTGACTGAAggaaatctgattggctgaaaggtCACAGCCAGGCACACCCATCCTCAGGTGTTTCCCTGTGCTGACCCACTCAGCCCTGGTTTGGAAGGACTGCCACCTCAGCCAGCCAGTTACCCTTCTCCTACAGACCTGACTGAACAACCTTAGAGTGCAGCACCCAATCACACATATTCAGGACTGTTGCAAGGGATCCTGACTAGATGACGCACGTGCACATGACAATAAAACATGTCCCTGCCAAACATTTTAACTTTCATTGCTCCCAATACAATTTAATCAGATAGTTAAACTATTCATTTGTTAAATGGATATGCCAAATTCTCTACCCAGATTATTTTCTCCCTCCTTTGGTACAGAGACAAAGAGCACAACATATTGGCAGGACAAGACCCCTTCCCAAAAACAACACTGCAGAAAggttttggaaatatttgttaGCGTTAGCAGCGCAGACCAGGATTGAGCAGTTCTACAGGTGAgactgtgagtgacagagacaaagaaagcTACTAATGAGTGAGGAAGTATGGGGTAGGGTTATGTTCTGTCAATTACAGACTCCTAAACCACATAAAAGACTGCCCTGAAAACAGCAAACGCCTGATTGGTTGGAATCAGTGATTCACTGACGGCACATTGTACTCTGCCCTCCCATATATCTAATCAGACAGCTGTTAGCACCAGCAACAGTTAAGACAAGGTtgttaaaagtgaaaaaataaagaaacataaATATGCCTAAAATGCATAGAAGGAAAGGAACCTtgagggaatgctgggaaatacCTGGGGCTTGGGGTGGGTTTTCCTTACATTTTCTCTGGGTCTCTCCTGCTAAAGGGTCAGTTAAAAGATTACAGGAATGAACAGTGCTGTTGTACTGATGAAAATCAAAGTGGTggacaaaccaaaaaaacaagaatgaaacccacaaaattatatttgcacATTCTGCaacaaaaatcataaattagcccaatgacaaaaaatacaaacaaacagaaagagaaattaaGGCTGCACACAAGTTAATCATTAATGGAAGGTGCTTTAAAAGCAATTCCTTTTTTACCAGAAGAGGTGTTAACCATTAACACTAAAAAATAATCcctgttaaaatgaaacaatgtgcATGacttcagaatatttttttaaccaagttTCCACCCAGCCTAGACCAGTAGTATCCTTTCACTTCACCAGACAACACAGCAAAActtgtattgttattgttgttgttattattacattattgtatCTGTCTGCTTTAAAGACAATAGGCCAACACCAGGGCTACAGAAGATAACCACAAACAATTTTCTGATTGCTTGGTCATAGAAATCAAATCAGCACCAGATGCACATCACTGCTGGTGCTTACACCACACCCCAATACAGCACACCTGATGTAATTAAACCTGGTTGCTATAGTGACAGCAATATGCTACTGTACTTGTGTGACTATATTCTTGCTTAATTCTCGCTATTACAGCATTGGTGGTACACAGAAGTATTATGATATACATTAAACCTGACTACTATATTGATGGTGTTATGCTGCATTAAGCCTAAAGTAAATGAAACTTGTGGCTATGGCATTGGTGATATGATGCATTACACCTGATGTACATTAAACCTTAAGAATGTAGCGATGGTGGGACCGCTCTCACCTGCAGGTCAGGGCAGGGCCGTTTGGCAGGTGGAGACTGGGAGCCGGGTTCTTCTTTAGACAGGTGCTTCAGCACAATGCACTTCTGAACCGACACACCCCTGCAAGACACACAGATCACAACATCCAGGTCAATCTGCACTAATGTGCACGAGTGAGTGagatagtgagtgagtgagaaattgATGGCTtcatcatccatccattcatccatccatctccATCACTCACTCGCACATTATCActcacgcgcgcgcgcacacacacacacacacacacacacacacaaatgtaaacagGAGCACATGTGCAGTAAATAATGCAGAACTAAGTTGTTTTCTCTCTTACATGTCCGTGCACTTTTGAAGAGCATCATCAGCAATCACCTTCAGGCTGACCAGCTTGTCTCCTCTGTAAAATCCATCTATGAGGAAAACAAACCACAATCTACAGTTACATTCACTTTAACTCAACTCAGGACAATTTATACATTCAATTAAACTTTTCCCAGGACAGTATTTATATACAATTTAAATGAACCCAGGATGATATTTACATCCAAATAACCCAGGATACTCATATTTAACTTAACCCacagcattcataaaaatattcaagaacaaatgttttatttctattcCAGGGCTCCAAACATTGGTAGCACTACTGCCAGTAAGTTTTTCCAGTAAGTTTACTGGCACCAGTACAAAATTTGGCCGCACCCAAAAATCTGTCACGGCTCCACACAAATGGGTATTCAACTCTTTTTCCGTTCcatcacattttccatttaagcACAGCACATGCAAATAACCGCTAAAGCAGGAATAACATGAAGCTCATCATCTGACACTGGTGTTATGTTGGGCACATGAGACACAGGTGGAGTGGGCACCATAGGCTTAACATCAGTAgatttcatactgaaaaaagaaGCACGCTTCCTTTTATGTATCTTTGGCTACTAGCAGTGATGGTATCACCCATCATGCAACGAGCTCTGTCCAGTCCAATGACGGGCACTCTGGCTTTCAGTGAGTCAGATCATTTGGCTCAGCTCTCCAATAAGAACCAGCCCTTTCGGCTCCCAAACGGCTCTTCGTTCAGTAGCACTTCAAAAGTTAGCAATAGTTTGACCTATGTAACAGTTTGCACATGTATAATTTAAATTCTTCAATGGAATCTTATTATCTACCTTCCAATTACCAAAGTAACATTATTTTGCGTTgcgtttgttttaaaaactatgtagataaatgtaaaaacagaaaactattTTACCTGTGAAaat
This window contains:
- the LOC135237203 gene encoding acetyl-coenzyme A synthetase, cytoplasmic-like isoform X1 — protein: MIPDKVPHDDVYRAPQELVKRAHVPNFDKYKELYLKSIQNPDDFWGKIAEDFFWKTPPTGKFLDYNFDVTKGKIYVKCMEGATTNICYNVLDRNVHERSLGDKVAFYWEGNEPGDELTVTYSELLQQVCRFANVLKSLGVKKGDRVSIYMPMVVELVVAMLACARIGAVHSIVFAGFSAESLFDRIMDSQCCILITADGFYRGDKLVSLKVIADDALQKCTDMGVSVQKCIVLKHLSKEEPGSQSPPAKRPCPDLQQERPRENVRKTHPKPQVPWNPEVDLCWHTLVGGASDECEPEWCESEDPLFILYTSGSTGKPKGVLHTVSGYMLYTATTFKLVFDYQSDDVYWCTADIGWITGHSYITYGPMANGATSVLFEGLPTYPDTSRLWEVVDKYQVTKFYTAPTAIRLLMKYGSAPVQKYKRDSLKVLGTVGEPINPEAWLWYYSVVGEKRCPVVDTYWQTETGGHVLTPLPAATPMKPGSATFPFFGVVPAILNESGEELEGPSDGYLVFKQAWPGIMRTVYGNQQRFEATYFQKFPGYYVTGDGCRRDKDGYFWITGRIDDMLNVSGHLLSTAEVESALVEHPAVSEAAVVGRPHPVKGESLYCFVTLRDGVSYTSVLETELKQQVREKIGAIATPDYMQNAPGLPKTRSGKIMRRVLRKIAQNERDLGDVSTLADSSVIEQLFNNRCPTAV
- the LOC135237203 gene encoding acetyl-coenzyme A synthetase, cytoplasmic-like isoform X2 — protein: MIPDKVPHDDVYRAPQELVKRAHVPNFDKYKELYLKSIQNPDDFWGKIAEDFFWKTPPTGKFLDYNFDVTKGKIYVKCMEGATTNICYNVLDRNVHERSLGDKVAFYWEGNEPGDELTVTYSELLQQVCRFANVLKSLGVKKGDRVSIYMPMVVELVVAMLACARIGAVHSIVFAGFSAESLFDRIMDSQCCILITADGFYRGDKLVSLKVIADDALQKCTDMGVSVQKCIVLKHLSKEEPGSQSPPAKRPCPDLQERPRENVRKTHPKPQVPWNPEVDLCWHTLVGGASDECEPEWCESEDPLFILYTSGSTGKPKGVLHTVSGYMLYTATTFKLVFDYQSDDVYWCTADIGWITGHSYITYGPMANGATSVLFEGLPTYPDTSRLWEVVDKYQVTKFYTAPTAIRLLMKYGSAPVQKYKRDSLKVLGTVGEPINPEAWLWYYSVVGEKRCPVVDTYWQTETGGHVLTPLPAATPMKPGSATFPFFGVVPAILNESGEELEGPSDGYLVFKQAWPGIMRTVYGNQQRFEATYFQKFPGYYVTGDGCRRDKDGYFWITGRIDDMLNVSGHLLSTAEVESALVEHPAVSEAAVVGRPHPVKGESLYCFVTLRDGVSYTSVLETELKQQVREKIGAIATPDYMQNAPGLPKTRSGKIMRRVLRKIAQNERDLGDVSTLADSSVIEQLFNNRCPTAV
- the LOC135237203 gene encoding acetyl-coenzyme A synthetase, cytoplasmic-like isoform X3, whose translation is MIPDKVPHDDVYRAPQELVKRAHVPNFDKYKELYLKSIQNPDDFWGKIAEDFFWKTPPTGKFLDYNFDVTKGKIYVKCMEGATTNICYNVLDRNVHERSLGDKVAFYWEGNEPGDELTVTYSELLQQVCRFANVLKSLGVKKGDRVSIYMPMVVELVVAMLACARIGAVHSIVFAGFSAESLFDRIMDSQCCILITADGFYRGDKLVSLKVIADDALQKCTDMGVSVQKCIVLKHLSKEEPGSQSPPAKRPCPDLQVPWNPEVDLCWHTLVGGASDECEPEWCESEDPLFILYTSGSTGKPKGVLHTVSGYMLYTATTFKLVFDYQSDDVYWCTADIGWITGHSYITYGPMANGATSVLFEGLPTYPDTSRLWEVVDKYQVTKFYTAPTAIRLLMKYGSAPVQKYKRDSLKVLGTVGEPINPEAWLWYYSVVGEKRCPVVDTYWQTETGGHVLTPLPAATPMKPGSATFPFFGVVPAILNESGEELEGPSDGYLVFKQAWPGIMRTVYGNQQRFEATYFQKFPGYYVTGDGCRRDKDGYFWITGRIDDMLNVSGHLLSTAEVESALVEHPAVSEAAVVGRPHPVKGESLYCFVTLRDGVSYTSVLETELKQQVREKIGAIATPDYMQNAPGLPKTRSGKIMRRVLRKIAQNERDLGDVSTLADSSVIEQLFNNRCPTAV